ctaggtttttgaaacgagttctcatcgggtctaggttctccatccattgacttgattttggctttcttgtggagttttcaaattgattgtgggttcaagggatttcattcccgcgggttcatatcatttggtatcagagcaaggttttcaattaggtctgattctatcttttaattcttgcatttttaaattgaattatagggcttcattgttcgagggttgctaaaaaaaaaatagaaacaaaaagtaggctgccgaaattcttagggttttgggtttggctgaaatttgcaccacctagggtttcaaaattctagggtttcctgcatctctaaatttttcaaTTGCTTGCAGTGTCATTCCATTGAGTCTCGTCTATTTCATTGTcgattcttgtgtgcttgaattcaatagcttgattttcacaatcgaatattgctgtttgtgattgaattagagaaaagaaaagaaaaaaaaattgaaaaaaaaaaaggaagaagaagaagaaaagaaaatgtagcatattcaaaggtcgCTATATAGTtgcaacaaagagaaagaaaacacTTTTTGATTGAGCTTTATTATCAAAGGGGCTGAATGCATATTTCTAGTTGGTAtcatgttttataattactctttccctcgtataaattcttTGAGTCTTGTGTCATTTTCCTTTCGTGTTTCGCTTGTACTTgttttcttggacctaattactagttgggataaaataaggttgctttgtcttgatagagttcaattagttcttaaagaacttgagtggaaaaactcttgaggtaaaaggcaagagagtgtgagactattattgggaaaaagccaattaagagtgaaacacgagtggagtgccattatttgagtgtaaacacgtaagagagtgtgtgaggttttcttttttaccactaatattcttttgtgtagcaccTTATAAtttctcatcggagtagcttcCCAAGGGaaagagcagataactcatcctttgtgctacaagccatgcaacaacaatttgagcggttgaactttgtgttgggtgaagtgagggataggatggatcatcaagaagcagcgattagaaatctgcaaggtgggagagataggaggcgacgtgagtctagtgttgaaaatggatatgagaaagaagagaatggtgattctcttgttactaggcgtgtactcaatacacaaattaatatgGATGATACAAAGCAGAAGAgcaataacatttttcatactagatgccacattaacaataaggtatgtagtatgatcattgatttgaggagttgtattaatttggctagcactactttaattgagaaattgaatttacgtaccttaaAACACACTAGACcttacatgttgcagtggttgactgattgtggagaggttaaggtaaataagcaagtgctagtttctttttcaattgaaaaataccaggatatggtcctttgtgatgcaGTGCATATgtatgctggtcatattttgttggggaagccatggcagtatgatagaaaggtgatccatgatgggttaaggaacatgtacaattttgaaaaggatggaaaaacaatcaaacttgctcctttaactccaacacaggtccatggggaccaattgaagttgaaaagtgaggttactcaaaaaagaaagagtgaaaatgagagtgataaaaaaagaagtaaaagtgagagtgatcaaaaaagaaaaagtgaaaaagagattgagcaaaaaaataagagtgaaagtgagaatgagctgaaaagcgagagtgaaggtgagagtgaaagtgagattgagattgagctgaaaagcaagagtgaagatgagattgagaagaaaagaaatagtgagaccgaaatggagaaagagagaaaaatgagagagaaaaaagaagagggtgagactaagacctcaagcaaaagagggaatgagttgaaaaataattgtgaggtcgagagtacaaaaaaagatgaagaaaaagagagtgacagaaaaaaaaagagtgaaaagaaaaaagagtgtgaaagggaaaaaaagattgaaaaagaaaaagagagtgtgaagaaagtgagagaaaaacaaagagaaaagtgagtttttatgctaaggcaaatcttaatcctaacgaacttgacgtatgtttgcctagtattgttgtctctttgttgcagggatatgaggttgTGTTTtctagtggtgtatttagtggattgccacctattagggagatagagcactacattgattttgtgccaggtgcaacaattcctaaccgacctttcttggaagaacatgagtccatGACACACTTAAatggacaaggtaagttgttgactagaatacgtgctaagcgggaggattgtattgagacttcctcatgtattcaaatacacacaaggtatggaaaattttgtggttgatgctttagcaagaaggtatgtccttatcttcattttagatgtaaaattattgaaacttgaatatgataaagaattgcatgctaatgatgatgattttgctagtgtgtatggaacatatgAGAAAGcctcatttggtaagttctataaactagattggtacttgtttagagagaataaattttgtgtgcctactagttttatgcgtaagttacttgtgtgtgatggacatggtggtttgctgggtaaccttggtgtaaggaagacttttattgttttgcatgaacgtttttgggaatatcatttgccattcaataacgtgttgcatggacatttgtggaagtatcatttttcattcattgatgtgttgcacgaatgtttatgggagtatcatttgcctttcattgaagtgttacatgaatgtttgtggaagtatcatttgtcattcattaacatgttgcatgaacgtttgtgggagtattgcttgccattcattgagttttcatataattggagtggtcattttggtgtaagaaaagctttaggtgtgtttcaagaacgtttgtgagagtatcatttgtcatacattgacttgttgtatgaacgtttgcgggagtatcatttccATTTCATTGAGGTTGCAAGTAATTGGAGttgttattttggtataaagaagattttaaacatgttgcatgaacgtttgtgggagtatcatttgccatacattgacttgttgcatgaacgtttgcgggactatcatttgcctttcattgagttttcatataattgtaGTCATTCTAGTGttaagaaaactttagacattttgcatgaacatttatgttggtctaagatgaaaaGAGATGTCAATCGTATTTGTGGCAGgcgcattacatgcagaaagaccaaatttaagcttttgccacatgggttgtatacacccttacctgttcctagtgagtcatgtgtagacatatctatggattttgttttggggctgcctaggaaagaaaggagtagagattctctttttgtggttatggatggatttatagagtttgcatataataagaccatgcatactaccactttatattctccttttgaaattgtttatagacttaatccatttactcctttagatttaatgcctttatccgttgacaacaggagtagcttcGATGGATTtgttcaaattcttgaacaagttaatgataatgttactaacatttttccctttaatccaggtggagattcgacgTCGAATCCTTTTAAGGAGAGGGGGAATgttaggaaccaaggtgggcctagtcttaaaagtatgttgcaagttccagatgggccaaatacaagttgaagggcttaaaggatgaagattcagctttgattcatttgataagttatagaaagggcaacaacatgacttaaaggctttgggcacatgaaggctttcaacttatttaattcatttaaatgacctattttattagtttagaataattgggtttattatgggaagcacttaagggggcctatgcaagggcatgttgagaaatttattattttattgaactagggttagggttactgtagccgagttactgtagcgccgtactgtagccgcgacattGTTCACTCAgggatatttttggaagatggggcattattttggctagggttttaattaggttttagtttaaatacactttgttgcctcatgttacgGAGtgtatgaaatttgatgaatttattcattgtgagttgagttttactcttgttctgaattgaaattttgaacttatcaaaggtaaatcacaacctttgtgacgttcctactttgtaatctgggttcttgagacgggttcttcaatgggtctagattttaatataatctaggttcatgaaacgagttctcatcgggtctagattctccatccattgacttgattttggctttcttggggagttttcaaattgattgtaggttcaagggatttTATCCCCGCAGgtgaatgatgggaaccaaggtgggcctagtcttaaaggtATGTTGCAAATTtcagatgagccaaatacaagttgaagggcttaaaggatgaagattcagttttgattcatttgataagttatggaaagggcaacaacatgacttaaagacttTGGATACTTGAAGGCtgtcaacttatttaattcatttaaattacctattttattagtttagaataattgagtttattatgggaagcacttaagggggcctatgcaagggcatgttgggaaagttattatttttttgaacttggattagggttactgtagccgagttactgtagcattgtactgtagccgcggcactgttcactcaggggtatttttgaaaaatgaggcattattttggctagggttttaattaggttttaatttaaatacactttgttgcctcatgttaaggagttttataaaatttgatgaatttattcattgtgagttgagttttactcctcttgttcttaattgaacttttgaacttatcaaaggtaaatcacaacctttgtgtcgttcctcttttgtaatctaggttcttgagacgggttcttcaatgggtctagattttaatataatctaggttcttgaaacaagttctcatcgggtctaggttctccatctgttgacttgattttgactttcttgtggagttttcaaattgactgtgggttcaagggattccattcccacgaTTTCATATCATAGTATGGTTTTTTAAGGTAATGAAAAAAACCAATCCTTTGTTATATCTATAGTCTGAAAATCTTTTGTTTCACCCTAAAGTCTATATCAACCACACTCTTGGAAGCCTTTTAATTTGTCCCTTTTTTTGCTTTGCTTGAGGACTAACTTATACCATTTCTTCTTGTAGCGTTACTACTTATGCTCAACATCCAGGTCATCATCTAAAAAGGTATGAATgtagtttagttgatttttgaatttattggtTTTCAACTTCTTACCTTCTTTCATCTAACCTTTTTACCTACTAACTTTATTGTAGATTTGATATTAGTCACAATTGTTGTCATTATTTAACAACTTCCTTCTATATCATGTCATTGTGTGATCACAATCTTATCCATGGTTTCAAACAAACTGAATCTCGTATATCATCTCACAAAATGTACAAACCATTGAGTTACATTATCACATATATTAGAGCCACATGGAGAATGATACCATCGATTCGACCCGGAATGGAAGCTTATGGGCAAATGGGTTTGAGGATTTGCTGATAGAAATGTTGTATGAAGACACCGTCATGGATAGATTAAGGGGAGGGAGGATCACTAACGGTGATCATGTAAGGCTTGCTGCAAAGTTGTCTGTTGTTGGCCcaagaaattttaattataatcaagTTAAAGGCAAAGTTGCTCGTCTGAAACGAAGACAACGGGAAATTACCGATCTTATGTGGGACGCAGAGAGGAAGGCACCCATTGCTAGTGAGGAACACTGGCTTAATGCTCTTCGGGTACTATAATCTATTTGGCTCTagtttttaaaatctatttgtaaattAGATGAGGTCAGCATTCCATGATTCTATCTAATCACTCCATTTTGCCGTTAGGTGAGACCATCATAGAAGCATTTCAAGACGATGGGATGAGCAAAATATGAACAACTTTGCACAATATTTGGTTGTTCAGTTGCAACTGGTACAATGCATCGAGCTTTGACAGATTCGGCCCCTGACAATGACGATGAGCACTTGCTTGATGAGGAGATGCAAAATCGTGGCCGACCAGTTACTGATCATGATGCGCACCCCTCAGGCAATCCCCACGCCCCACCGAGACCCTTCTCCTCCTATGCTAGTGGGAACTTGTACACGACAAAGGGGAAGCGATTCAAATGAAAATGAGTGAGACCATTGATGCTATTAAATGTTGCGCCGAAGCCAGAGAGAAGGCAGCGATGGACTCAATGGAGTAGAACAGGTCGAGAAAGCGCAGTAAAGGGGACACTAGCATGGAGTCATTTGGAGCGTTTGATCTTCAAATGCATTGTAtgaagcttcttgaagaagtacAACCTCCCCTACCGCCCGAGCAATTTAACAAGTCGTTCGACCGATTGTTGAACTCAAAAGTGCAGAGGTCGTTTGTGTCGATCTCAGATACTTGCAAAAGTCAGTGGGCTTGTAGTTTGTCATGATCGGTCACGAATGGGAAAGTGTTGGCCGCTCCTCTTTATTCTCTCGGTTTTTATTCATGTCTTTCATTTCATGCGtctattgtattttaatttcatgAACAACTActtatttccagcatatttttgttttttatttcttaaacaaCCACTTGTTTCTGAGATGTTTCTGTTTTTCATTGCATTATATTTGAGTTTGTGACGCCCTGTTAACATTTTTGTACTTTTAAGTTGTTTGATGAGTTTGTGACATTATTCACCTTATAAGCATTTCTTGATTTCACCTAAATATTGGTTTAATGATGAttacggaaaaaaaaatttcaacaagACCGAGATGGGTTTATTCCAAAACCTTCCCACCTCATTATTGGGCATATTGAAATCATTTGTAATATTGTAAAGTaatctacatattttttattgtttttgtatgTACAAGCATTCCGGTATTCATAATAGACAATGAGAATAGTTCGAAAGAAGCCCCATCGATGGAGACAAACAACGAGATGGAGGATACATCCTCAAGTAGGTCTCATACTAGCAAGGCGGACGACCCTATCCCTTCATATCATTCGAGTGGAGATGAAGCTACAATGCAGGAGGTGAAAATTGTGTCCATGATGTGGATGGCATCACAACTGAGTGGAGGTCGAGTTCGAATGTCCGAACACAATATTGGGCTACGGGGGGAATCAATACATTCAAGCTGTCTTGAATGAGAGCCCTAGGACTTGCAAAACAATATTTCGTATGGAATTGCCGGCCTTTCCTTATGTCTGTGACCGTTTACAATAGTCATTAATAATGGACCCTATAGAAAGGGTGTCCGTGGAAGAATTAGTAGGCATGTTTTGCCTTCTGATTGGCCACGCACAAGGTCAACGCATCGTTGGGGACCGATTCTAACATTCAAGCGAAACAATTAACCACCATGTAAAGACGGTGATGCGCGCACTACATCAGCTAGGGAGGACTGTCATTAGGCGCACAAACACAGATGGGGTCCATCCTTATATTGCGGGGAACCTCCACAATTATCCATGGTTTGAGGTATGAATTCTCCTATATCTGCCGTTTGGTTTTTAAAGTTGTTGTGGGTGtgttttgcatttttgttttttgcatggtatcaaaatattagtattatccGGCTACATTATATGATAATGGTTTTGTAGAAATGTCTTGGTGCGATGGACATCACCATGATTGACACCATCTAGACTGAGTAACGCATATAGAAATCATCGTGGTCGAATCGCACAAAATGTGCTGTGCTGTGCTTGTGTGACTTCGATATGAAGTTCACGTATGTATATATTGGTTGGGAGGAAACAGCTCATGATGCACGAATATTCTTGGATGCCTTGAGTCGATCTCGGAATCAATTTCCTTGGCATTCGCAAGGTAAATATTTGTcttctttatttaatttgtcaTGCCTTCAAGCAatatggtaattaaaaaatattttgagccTAATTAATTTGGGTTGTGTCATGCATTTTTCGAATTGTGTAGGATATTATTACTTTGTCAATTTCGCATTTCCATACATTGAGAAGTTTATGCCTCCCTATCCACGAGAGAGGTATCACTGATCTGATCGTTATAGCGGTCGTCAATTCCCAAGttataaagattatttcaaCTTTCGTCATTCATCGCTGCGCAACATTATTGAACATACATTCGCGTTATTAAAAAATCGGTTTCAAATATTGAATGTCATGCCTCAATATCGCCCTACCAGGCAAGGGATGCTCGTTACCGCATGTTGTACACTGCACAACCTAATTAAAACGGTAACACCGAATGATGAGTTCATTCAAGCTGCATTGGCACTTCAATTTAGTGAAGAAAATATGGCTGGGGCCGACCATGCAGGCGAGTCCTCTGAAGTGGTTGACATGTCCCATGAGTCAGCCAGCGCTATGACAGCACAAAGAGATGGGATTGCAATCCCTATGTGGGAAGATAGGTTTGGAGAATGAACGTGTAGTGCCTTTCTAAAACTATCCATGGTTTtgtagtatttaaataattaatactatttgGTATGCGGGTTTTGTAAGTTACGCTTTAAATTTGGTATATGTACGGAACTCTTTAACTTATGTATGAGTTTTGGATTTGTTAGACAAAATGACTTTGCCTTTATTAATGGACCCGTGTTGAACTTCGAACAACATGATCATCTTTGGAAGCATCAGTTTCACGAAGCAAGGCACTACCATCACCATTGTCGTCAGAGTACAGGACTTCAGATTTCAGTATCTAAATTAACCTTCAGGTTTTTGTATCCTAACGTCTACAAGGTTATTGTGAGCATGGCAAAGAACTGAGGGTATCCCGATTTCTCAATGTGAAAAAACGTATCTCCAACTTATGATGCCGGGCAGATCAAATCCCAAAGGTACCCCATTTCTCAATGCGGAAAACGTTATCACGTCTTGAGCATAGTAAACAAAATATTGGCAATTTGCAATTTGCAGTAACGAGAAAACTTTGTAAGTAAGAATGAGAACAAGGcattaacaaacaaaaacataataagCAGCCATTCAAGAATAGCAGAAGCCAAAGCCAAAAACCCAATTAGGATACACAGTAAAGGTTTTAATGCACCAATATGACATCAAGAATCCAAGATGAATCTCGACACTACAATCATTGATGGCAAAACAGGCAAATTAGAGCTAAGTTAGAGCCAAAAACCCCAATaaaacaccacaacaaaatgaatgcaaaaaaatagtaggactccaagaaaaaaattaaggaacttGTTTCTCAATAATGAACTATACTCATACAGctcagaaaaaggaaaaattctcaTACATGATCACTACCCAGAAACAATTGCAACAGAAAAGCCAATATAGCCGAATTCTATGAAAAGAAGACAAATCCATGGAAAAAGACAACCGAATTCCATGGAAACTAATACCAACCACGAAACCAAAGGAACATAAATTCATTGAAAAAGACATAGACCCATTTGTTGTAATGACCCGCACTTAAATACAACAGTTCACAACAAATTGTGTTAAATACAATAGATTGTGTCAAGCATATAAGATAGCAATAGATCATAGAATAGTGTTGAATACAACAATTCACAACCTGACCCGCACTTATAACAACAGTTCACTGTTCTTCTGGTAACAACAGTGAATTTAACATCATTGAAATGTAAATCATTTAAGGTAGCATTAAATGATTTACATTATCattaagtttatgaaatttaacaccacaaaataaagtaataaataaaacccaagaTGTGATCAATGCACATTTGTACTTCATCTTCATAGATTGGAACTTGGCGTCTTCTATTCTTGCACGTTCAGCCGCtatcctttcatttcttcattcTGCTAATTCCAAGGTGCGTCTACAACAAACTGGTAGTGACATTGCAAGGTCAACCAATTGGAAAAATCCACACTGTTTGTCACCCTTATAATATTGACAATTGAAAAACCGCCTCCCAAAACTGTTGGGCTTGGCCGAGGTTCGCAGTTTGGAGGGGATGTCACAATAACATAGAGGTCTTTGTCCCACTAGCTCATCTTATGGCCTCATAGGATGAGAGCAGTTTATGGACACACCGCTACTAATTGCCATAATTCTTGCACCAAAAGTAAAAACCACAAAGTAAAAAACTACTAGTGTAAAGTTTCTCACATTACTGCCAAAGAGAATAAGGGCAGGGAGGATCACAACAAGCTTGCGTTTGCACTGCGCATAGggaatttataatattgatgttATAAAAGGAAGTTTGACTATcagaaaatataacaacatcGTGTTTAGGTTGGTTTGAGTGACTGGAGTTCAGAAGATTATAACACTGCACATATGGAGGGGGAGAGaatacttatgaaaaaaaaattcacatcatcaaaaaaaaaaaaaattatttttgtaatatccttaaatatatttttttgtaaattcacatcatcattaaaaaaaaattatttaattattatgaaaaaaaaacgcCGGGATGCACTATTGGGACAATAGGTGGGTTAagaatttctattaaaaataataaacgaATGGTTGAGCTGGAGAAGAAAGAGGCCGCCGCCCAACACAATagctaaagaaaaatgataaatacgtaatattatttacaaaacaTGCTAcgatcatattttaaaattaaagttattgttatgaaatattatatgaaaataaagtcttgtattatatataaaaagtatgtaaaaGTGTTGTGTATTATTGCTATTAAAAAggaatttgaagaagtttgtGGCCGCGTTCTTTAGgccaaaaaaaatgaaggttttTTGGTATGTAGTTTTCTCAAATAAAAGAGGGAGAggacaaaataagaaaaaaaaatcatttatttaaaaaaaaatctacgaTTTAAAAGCACTTTTCAATTTATCAAATAAGCGTAAAACCTTTTTAAAAAGGCAAAATGAGGGGtcgcttcttttttttcttttccttaaaaaattcaGATGACAATCATCGCATTATACCATCGCGTTAAACCAATGCCTCATATGATGCAACGCGGAAGTTGCCTAGAAGTTCCTCTTCATGCAACGACACTTATATAATGAGCTCCATTATCTTCCACGATCCATCTCCAATTAATTATACTTTACGTTCATAATGACCTCGCAATCAGAGCACGATGTATTCTTAAGCTTTCGAGGAGAGGATACTCGCAATAATTTTGCAGTTCATCTTTACCAAGCTTTGGATCGAAATGGAATCAACCCTTATAAAGATGACAAGGAGTTGAGAAAAGGTGAAGAAATTTCACCAGCACTTTTAATGGCCATTGAAGAGTCAAAGATTTCGATCgttatattttctgaaaactatGCGTCATCTACATGGTGTTTGGATGAGCTGGTGAAGATCCTAGAGTGTAAAGAATCAAAGCAACAGGTGGTTCTAGTTGTGTATTACAAACTCGAGCCATCGACAGTACGACACcaagaatatagttttaaagATGCGTTGGCTAAACATGAAGAAAAGTTCAAGGATGATGCTAAAGTTCAAAGGTGGAAGACTGCCTTAAATCAAGTTCCTAAGCTATGTGGTTTTCATTTGAAGATCAACCAGTAAGTCCAACAACTCTTGTCCTTCTAtctatccatatatttttttttagttttgatctGATTACATCCTTTgacaatatatacatatatatatatatatatgagaaatgctaaATCTACTTAGGAAGAAAGAAACAGACTATGTGTGTGTTGCGGAgctagagagtgagagagagaggagaaactAAGAGGGACAGAGTGAGGGAGGGGAAACTGAGAGGGAAGGTGGAGGTGGTTGGTCGTCCGCTTGAGAGAGAATGTGACGGAGACAGAGAATGAGAGGGATAGAGAGTGATGGAGACAGACGCGAAAGGAGGGAAATTGAGAGATGGCAGAAAGAGGAGAAGTATGCTGACGAGAGGAAATGGGGTGGTCGGCTGGTGGAACATttcagagagagacagagaggcggagatagaaagagagaatgtgtgtgagagagagagagtgagtgtgaCGAACACATAGACTAAGGTCTCACCTGGCCGGCATCTGGCAGACATGGCACGGCGAGATGGCGGCAGCTAGTTTCAAACCCAAAATAGGTGTGGGTTTCGtgttacagagagagagagagagagagagagagagacatagagAGCAACGAtcgagagagatggagagagagggttactgGAGAGGCGGTGTCGAGGCATGGAGGATGGTGGCACCAGACGGCGCAAAACAGAGAGAGGAGaaatcttgatatatatatatatgtatatataatttctaccGTAAGTAATTGCATACATTTATGATTTATCAATTAAAATGGTCACGTGGCACATTCTTGATATATATTGTCAAATTAAATTGGAATGTACAAACTAAGTAGAATTTATCGGTACTTCAGAATGCAAATTAATACTTTGCTAAGCTTATGGTATAAATTGAATATGGGTGGcaatttttttaacacaaatGTCACGTACTAAAAAACATTACTGCAACGAATAAAGAAAACAGTGAACAAAAAATGCCAACGTACATGGCTTTGGTAAAGACAATCTCTGAGCCTTCTTCGATCAGCACTTATGATGATAGTTTTggaatatatagtactatagcTAGCATTGCAAATTGTTACTCTTTCAATATTCATATGTTTATAACGGTTGTTAGTTCAAAACTtgtgcattcttttttttaaaaaaaaaaaatagataaatttgagacctatataaaaaaattatttttttaattatgggcttcactttttttaaaataaaatatgcgaAACTTACgcaacttaaaattatatatagcattattctaGTTCAAATGGTAGGGATCATTTTCCTGCATTTAATACTTAACTTGTGTCCTACCAATAACGTCATTTATAACATGAGAATAAAATTGTGCTTAAATCATGTTCTCTTGTCTTTTACCATGAGGAAGTCAAATTCatgaattttctttaaatctttTTGCATTGGTAGAGACGAATATGAGTTtattgaagaaattgttcaagaGGTCTCAACAAGCTTACCAAATCGTTTTGACTTGAATGTTGCCGAGAATCCGGTGGCAATACAGTCTCATgtaaattatgttattaagaCGTTTTTATGTATTGAGGAGAATGACACACGCATGATAGGGATTTTCGGCAGTGGTGGAATTGGTAAAACAACTATTGCAAAAGAGATGTATAACCTCATTGCTAAGAAGTTTAAAGACCGTTGTTTTCTTGCTGATGTTAGAgaatcttcaaaacaaaatcaaggCCGTCTCGGACAGTTGCAAGAGAAAATTCTTTCTAACATTCATTCTAGGATAAGggttgatgatgatcatcaaggAATGGAATTGATAAGGAATAGACTTtgccataaaaaattattttggttcTCGATGATGTTGATCATTTggaccaattaaaaaaattatgtggaaAATGCGATTGGTTTGGTTCTGGGAGTCGAATCA
This window of the Juglans regia cultivar Chandler chromosome 12, Walnut 2.0, whole genome shotgun sequence genome carries:
- the LOC108992470 gene encoding disease resistance protein RPV1-like, translated to MTSQSEHDVFLSFRGEDTRNNFAVHLYQALDRNGINPYKDDKELRKGEEISPALLMAIEESKISIVIFSENYASSTWCLDELVKILECKESKQQVVLVVYYKLEPSTVRHQEYSFKDALAKHEEKFKDDAKVQRWKTALNQVPKLCGFHLKINQDEYEFIEEIVQEVSTSLPNRFDLNVAENPVAIQSHVNYVIKTFLCIEENDTRMIGIFGSGGIGKTTIAKEMYNLIAKKFKDRCFLADVRESSKQNQGRLGQLQEKILSNIHSRIRVDDDHQGMELIRNRLCHKKLFWFSMMLIIWTN